TTAAAGTAGCAGATGTTAAGGTAAAGAAAGTCGAAAAAGTAATAGAAGAGAGTGCCGAAGCTGTTGCTGAAACAAAAAAAGTTACTCGGAAAACTACAAAGAAACCGAAAGAAGAAACTCCTGCTGAATAAAAGAAGGCAGCAAATTAATTTTGAAGTGAGGAGCCTAACTCCTCACTTTTGTTTTAAAGATATTTCCTCTGTGCTCAAAATTTCTGAACATGTCGTAGCTGGAAGCTGCAGGTGAAAGCAAACAGATCATCCCTTTTGCAGTAATGCTTTTTGCAATTTGAACCACATCATCATAATTTTCTGCATCATAGGTATTCATGACATGCCGGGCCGTGTTTTCCAGTTCAGTGTGCATCCGTCTTCCTGCTTCACCCACAAAAATGAGGTTT
This is a stretch of genomic DNA from Bacteroidales bacterium. It encodes these proteins:
- a CDS encoding 30S ribosomal protein THX, producing the protein MGKGDKKSRRGKIHIGSHGTRRPRKTVPVIPVSTTAEKPVKVADVKVKKVEKVIEESAEAVAETKKVTRKTTKKPKEETPAE